The sequence TTGATTCTCGAGCTCAGCAAGTGCCATACTTACTGCAGATTGAGTCACGAAAAGCTTTTTACTGGCCTTTGTTACCTGAGCGGTCTCGGCTACAGCAATAAATATTTCCAATTGTCTCAATGTGATAGACATTACAAGAACCTTTGTTCAAATTTTTTTATAATTCATATCGTTTTTTTTAATTAGGGATTTCTCACCATATCATTTATATACTTTTTCTCAATACTTTTCCTGTGACCTCTTAACAATATACGGAAAAACTAAACGAGCAGTGAATGAATAATCACTCAGTGGTCAAAATGAATGATCATTCACTTTTCAGTTGACAAGAAGCACTGATTTCATTAGTTAGCGTGTGTATATATCAGAAAGTCATCCGACTCATTCAACTTAAGGAGCCACTCGATGGAGCTTCAATTTTCTGATTTTCTCTACCGTGACAATATCTTATGGATCACGGCCTTCGCTCTGGGAGGCATGGCGTTCGCATTAGGCCCCATTGTCATTGTGTATCTCTTGATGCCTCGTGGTACTCGGCAATTCAATCGTAAGAACAGCCAGGCCATTGAGTGTGGAATGGAGCCAATTGGTGATTCATGGATTCGATACAGTTCCGTGTTTTTCCTTTACGCATTAATTTTTCTCGCATTTGATGTGGATGTTCTGTTTCTCTTTCCTGTAGCCCTGGCTTACAACAGTAAGGAACTGCTGGATATGGGAATTGTCTACCGGGATTTCGTTGAAGTTATTATTTTTGTTGGAATCTTATCACTCGCAATCGTATACGCATGGATTAAGGGAGTCTTCAAGTGGGAACGCAGAACGTACCTTCGCCGTTAGAACCGATACCCTCGTCAGTTGTTCAGTTTGCCGCTGCCGACAAACTTATTAATATTGGGCGGGTAAACTCATTCTGGCCCCTCACCTTCGGTATTGCCTGCTGTGCTATTGAAATGATGGCCACAGGTTGTGCCAGATTTGACATGTCACGCTTTGGGGCTGAAGTATTTCGCCCATCTCCAAGGCAGTCTGATGTAATGATCGTTGCAGGCACTATTACCAAAAAGATGATGCCTGGCATTAAGGTCCTATACGACCAGATGCCTGAGCCAAAATGGGTAATCGCACTGGGTAACTGCGCGATTTCAGGTGGACCTTTCGTCTTTGACGGCCAGTACTCAATCGTACTTGGAGCTGATACTTTTCTTCCAGTTGATATTTACATTCCAGGTTGCCCACCACGACCTGAAGCTCTGCTTGAAGGAATCTTGCAATTGGAAAACAAGGTTTCAGGATGGAATCGCTGGAAAGATCCTGAGAAAGTTGAGAAGGCTTGATGGGGAATAAGATAATGATAAAAGACACAGTAAAGCAGGCATTGCGTGACCTTTTCCCAGAGCCGGATCCGGTTGTTGAAGCACCCGCTGTCGAAGCAGCCGAAGGCGAAGAAGAAAAGAAACCGGCCAAGAAGAAAGAAGGCCCTCGAGTAAATGGTGTTATCGAACGTAACCATGCAGAACATGGCTATGATATTGATGTGCAGTGTAATCCGGGTGAACTGCTTGCCGTTGTAATGATTCTTGACAAGGCGGGCTTCTTTCTTGAGAGTATCACTGGAGTAGATTGGATCAAGGAAAATCAGCTGGAATCTGTGTATGATTTTTCACGCTATGACTTTGATACCTGTCGTGTGGTAATACGCACCCGCACTTCGCGTTCCGAACCCAAAATTCCTACTATCTCTAAGATTTACCCTGGGGCTGGCTGGCATGAACGTGAAACCCATGATTTTTTTGGCATCAAATTTGACGGGCATCCACATCTCGTACCTCTGCTGCTTCCTGAAGACGCAGATTTCCATCCCCTCTTAAAGGATTTCAAACCATGAGTGGACCAATTCATATCCGACCAGACGAAACCTTTACCCTGAACGTCGGGCCGCAGCATCCTGCCACCCATGGCGTTCTTCGAGTAAAGATGGAAATGGATGGTGAATATATTGTCAAGGCTGAAACTGTTCTTGGCTATATTCATCGTATGCATGAACTTATGGGTGAAAACAGAACCTATCCTCAGGTTCTGCCAAACCTCAGTCGACTTGATTACCTTGGTGCTCTTGGCTACACCCACGGTCATGTGCTCGCCGTTGAACGTGCAGCTGGCATTGAGGTTCCGGAGCGGGCTGAATATATCAGGGCAATCACTGTAGAGCTAAACAGAATTGCATCTCACCTCTTCTGGTTCGGTGCCTTTGTCATGGATCTTGGAGGTTTTACTCCACTGATGTACGCCATCGAAGATCGTGAATATATCCTTGATATGCTTGAAGCCGTTACCGGTTCCCGTCTCACGTACTGTTACTATCGCTTTGGTGGACTCTACAATGATGTGGATGACGATTTTATTGCAGCTGCGAAGGCGTTTATTCCACGCATGCGTAAATCACTGAAGAAATATGATGCGCTGGTAACCGGCAACATCATCTTCAGAAAACGCCTTGAAGATATCGGGCCGATATCTGCTGAAATGTGTCGTAAATACGGAGCCACAGGCCCTGTTGCACGCGGCGCAGGAATTGACTTTGACGTTCGCAAAAATGAACCCTACTCAGTGTATCCCGAATTTGACTTTGATGTTCCTGTTTATCATGAGTGTGATTCTCTTGCCCGTTACAAGGTACGCATGGATGAAATGGAACAGTCACTGCGTATCGTTGAGCAGGGTCTTGAAAAATTACCTGACGGACCAATCATGCCAAAGAAGGCACCAAAACTGATTAAACCTCCAGCTGGAGATTACTATCAGGCCGTGGAAACTGCACGTGGCAGTTTTGGTATCAGAATCGTAAGTGACGGCACCAAGAATGCCTATCGGTTCAAACTTCGCTCTCCAACATATTCTAACATGTCTCTCTTCGATGAAGCATGTGAGGGCATGATGATAATGGATGCGCTCGCCATGATGGGAAGCTTGGACTTAGTTATACCTGAGATTGACAGGTAAGGGGGAAGCCATATGAGTTTAACAATTTTAAATGCTCTGGTTGCTGTTGTTGCTGCCATTGCCTTCGCTGCACTGAATGCTGCTTACCTGGTCTGGGCAGAGCGTCGGGGAGCTGGTCGCATTCAACGCCGTCCTGGACCAAACGTTAACGGCCCCCTAGGTCTCTTACAGCCCCCAGCAGACGGTATCAAGCTGATGACCAAACAGCTCATGATCCCTGGTGGTGCGGACAAGGCTTTGTTCATGGTGGCTCCTGTTCTGGCTATGGCTCCTGCTATCACAAGTTTTGTTACCGTACCGTTTAGTGATACCATTGTTGCCCACTCCATGAATATAGGAGTGTTGATGATTTTTGCCTTTGCTTCACTTGGCGGTATGGCCATTCTTCTTGCAGGCTGGGGGTCACGAAATAAGTATGGAGTTATGGCATCTGTTCGTGCAGTTTCGCAGAATATTTCCTACGAAGTCCCCATGCTCATTACGGTCATTACCATCGTTATGATGTCAGGTACCATGAATCTCAAAGAACTCGTTGGTGCTCAGGCTGGTGGTATATGGAACTGGAACATTGTCCCTTCGCTCTCAAGTCCATTAATGCCTGTCTCCTTCCTTATTTTCTTTATCTGCTCCCTTGCTGAAACAAACCGTGCCCCATTTGATCTTGGTGAGGCGGAAAGTGAGTTGGTGGCTGGATTTCATACAGAATATGGAAGTATGGGATTTGGACTCTTCTTTATGGGTGAATATGCAAATATTGTTATTGGTGCCTCTCTGATCACCATTCTCTTTCTCGGTGGCTGGGATTGTCCCTTAGGGCTTTTTCCTGGTGTCTGGTGGTTCCTGCTTAAAATTTATCTTCTTATTTTCTCCTTTATCTGGATTCGATGGACATTTCCTCGGACAACAATATATGGACTGCTCAACCTGAGCTGGAAAATATTGATTCCAATCTCACTGTTTAACCTGCTGCTTACAGCAGGATTACTGAAGGTATTTTAATATGGGTGCCTATTTTAGCGAAATATTCCTTGGACTAAAGTCCCTTTTCATAGGGCTTGGTATAACGTTCAAGGAATTCTTCAAGCCTGTGGTTACTGTTGCCTACCCGTACCAAACCATCAAGATGAGCGAACGTTACCGCGGTCATATTGAACTGATTGAGGACGAGGAAGGAAATCCTAAATGCGTCGTCTGCGGAATGTGCGAGCGCGGATGTCCTTCTGGATGTATCAGTCTTGCTTCAGAGTCTGTTGAGTATGAGGTAGAGGTTAAAGGCGAAATGAAGACCAAAAAGAAGAAAGTACTCACAAAGTACGATCTCAACTTCACGACCTGCTCTCTCTGCGGACAGTGTGTCGAGTCTTGCAACTTTGGCGCAATTAAATTTTCTAAAGAATACAATCTTGCTTCAAGCCGGAAGGAAGATTTTCATTTCGACCTTCTTAATAGATTGAAGGAGAGAAACTCATGAACCCAACTGATACCTCAGGTGTTCTCGGTTTTTTCATGGCCGAAGGACTAGCAGGATATGCCGATGCGGCCTCCGGAATTGTCTTTCTGGTAATGCTTGCTGCCATCGTCATCGGCGGAATCATAGCCTGCAATTCAGAGAGGCTAGTCCGTGCCGTGGCTGGACTAGCACTCTGCTTTATCGGAGTTGCCGGTATTTACTACTTTCTCAATTCACCATTTGTATCCATGATGCAGATCCTTATCTATGTAGGAGCTGTTTGCATAACCATTGCCTTTGCCATCATGCTTGCATCGCCTGAAGAAAACAAGAAACAGGGGCCTGCAGGTCCCTTAAGTGGCCCCCTTGGTCTGATTACAGCCGGTTTGGTCACATTTGGAATGATTGGCCTCGCAGTGAACACATCGTTTACAGTTCTTCCTAAGGAGAACATGGGAAGTATACAGCGAATAGGTTCTGAACTTCTCACCAGCTATTCCATGGTCTTTGAACTGGTTTCCATAGTCCTGCTCATTGCAATCATCGGTTCGCTTGTCATTGCACGTCACGGAAGGAGCAAATAAATGTCGATTCTTAACCTCCACAACAGTCTCAATACTTACCTCATCCTTGCCGCGGTTCTCTTTGGTATGGGTATTTATGGACTCGTTACTCGAAGAACCCTTGTTGGAATGTTGATTGCCTCGGAGTTGGTCCTTGCTGCCTCATCCATCAACTTCATGGCATTTAACAGATTCACTGCCCCTGACCCGACTGTGGGCCAGATTTTCACCCTGTTCATTATGGCTATTGCTGCGGCTGAGGCTGCCATTGGCCTCAGTATCACAATTGCAGTATATCGAAATTACAAATCAGTCGACACCGAAGATCTGGTCGACCTTAACGGTTAGGAAAGAGGAACCTCTGTCATGGAAATACAAACGGTCAGTTCCGTAAAACTTCTCCTCGCACTTCTTGTTCCCCTGTTTGGCACTCTCGGTGTCATGTTTATGGGAAAGAACGAGAATATACGTGAGGGTGTCTCATCAGCGGCATCGATTATCCTTCTATTGATTGTGGCCTCGATGATCCCTGATGTTCTCGATGGCAAAATCCTTGAATATCACATATTCTCAGTCCTGCCAGGGCTTACGGTAAAACTTCGGGCAGATGGGATGTCAATGATCTTCGCAATCGTTGCCTCATCCCTTTGGACCATTGCTGTCTATTATTCGCTAGGCTATATGCGGGCTCATCAGGAACATGCCCAGACACGTTTTAATGCCTGCTTTGCTCTCGCCATTTTCGGCGCAATTGGTGTAGCATTCTCCGACAACCTCTTTACCATGTATCTTTTCTACGAGGTTGTTTCAGTCTGCACCTATCCTCTGGTTGCTCACGCACAGGATAAAGACGGTTACGCCGGTGCCCAGAAGTATATCGTTTATCTGACCACCACAGCTAAGCTTTTCCTGTTACCAGCTCTTATCCTTATTTATGTTCTCACAGGAACTCTTGATTTTCCAACCAACATATCAGATGGTCTCTTCACCGAAGGCCTCTCTTCTGGCAATATCCAGAACTGGGTAGTGATCATGCTATACATCTTCTGCATCTTTGGTTTTGCCAAGAACGGTGTTATGCCTTTTCATCACTGGCTGCCAGGTGCCATGGTTGCTCCGACTCCTGTCTCTGCACTTCTTCATGCAGTTGCAGTTGTTAAGGTTGGTGTCTTCTGTACAACCCGGACTATGCTCTATGTCTTTGGCACTGACACCATGCATGCATTGAACCTTGGAATACCAACTGCATACTTTGTTGGATTTACCGTACTTGCCGCATCTGTTCTGGCACTTTCAAAGGACAACCTTAAAGAACGGCTCGCTTATTCGACTATTTCTCAGCTTTCTTACATTATCCTAGGTGTTGCATTGCTTACTCCATCGGGGATTGATGGTGGTCTGATTCATATCGTAAACCATGCATTTTCCAAGATCACCCTCTTTTTCTGTGCTGGAGCAATCATGATTGCAGCTCATAAAAAGGATCTTTCAGAAATGGGTGGGCTTGGCAAGACCATGCCGATTACCTTTGCCTGCTTCTTTGTAGCTTCACTCTCAATGATTGGTGCTCCACCAGTTGCAGGATTTGTTACAAAATGGAATCTGCTGGTCGGCTCCATAGAAGCAAATCAGATTGGAATTCTCTTTATCCTGATTGCTTCAACCATGCTAAACGTCGGGTATTTTGCCCCGGTCACCTACAAGGCGTTTTTTGGAAAACGTCCTGCGGGTGAAACATATCAAGGCATCAAGGAGGCACCGCTATCCATGCTGATCCCTATTGTGATTGCATGTACGATATCTGTGCTGATTGGTATCTTTCCTAACTTTATGATGCAATTTGTAAGGGCGGTGACAGGATGATTGTAAATATGATCGACTACCTTCGAGATCGGTTACAGGCCGTGATTTACTGCTGCTATGGGGTAATGGCCTTCATAGTAATCTGGAGTATGTCCGTGGACACAAGCCACGCCCATACCTGGGCGGAAAAAATGATACCAGGATTCTGGTCACTTTTTGGACTTTGCAGTTGCGCCATCGTCATTATGGTTGCCAGATGGTATGGCAAAAGCGGGATCCAGGCCCGGGAGGATTATTATGACAATTAGTTTTATACACCCGGCACTCATCATGATAGTTGGTGCCTGTCTCCTGCCACTGGTGAGAGGACCATTTCGTAAACCATATATGTTTCTGGTTCCCCTGCTGACATTTATTGATGTTATTTACCTGAGTCAGAATGCAGGAACGTATGGTGTTTTCCAGTTTATGAACTGGGAACTCACCTTTGGCCGCGTTGATCGATTGTCCATGATCTTTGGATTTATCATGGCACTGATGGCCATTATAGGCACCATTTACGGCATGCACGTTGAAGACGAATGGCAGCATATTGCTGCCTGGTTCTATGTTGCAGGATCGCTTGGGGCCATTTATGCAGCTGATTACATAACTCTTTTCCTCTTCTGGGAAATGATGGCTTTTGCTTCAACCTTTTTAATCTGGGCTAGAAAAGATGAAGAGGCACTTGCAGCCGGATATCGTTATATTCTTGTCCATACCTTTGGTGGAGTTGTTCTCCTTCTTGGATTTGTTCTTAGATACCAGGCAACCGGAGATCTCAGTTTTGACCAGTTAAATGTCGCTTCACCAGAACTGTACACCTGGTTGATAATGGCTGGTCTCATGCTTAATGCTGCAGTTCCACCACTGCATTCATGGCTACCTGATGCCTACTCTAAGGCAACAGCAATCGGTGCAGTCTTTATGTGCGCCTTCACTACCAAGACTGCTGTTTACACTCTTATCCGCAGCTGTTCCGGGTTTGAGGTACTCATTTACCTTGGAATCATCATGGCCATCTACGGTATTATCTATGCTGTGATGGAAAATGATGTCCGCAAACTTCTCGGTTGGGAAATCGTATCACAGGTTGGATATATGGTTGCCGGTGTAGGGATTGGAACCAGCCTTGCCATCAATGGAGCCTGCGCTCACGCTTTTGCTCATATCCTCTACAAAGGATTGCTCTTTATGGCAGCGGGTGCCATTTTAACCACAACAGGAAGACAAAAGCTTACCCAGTTAGGTGGCCTATACAAGAAAATGCCCGCCACAATGGTCTTCATGCTCATCGGTGGACTGGCTGTTTCTGGACTGCCGTTTATGTCAGGCTTTATTTCCAAGTCCATGATCATCGCTGCTGCGTTTGAATCTCACATTCTTTGGGCTGGATTTGCTTTGACCCTTGTTTCAGCCGGGACATTCCTTGCAGCAGGTCTAAGACTTCCTTACCTGGTATTCTTTGGTGAGAATAACTGTTCTGAAGAGACCTGGGAGAAGGCACAGGATCCAAGCTGGAATATGCAGCTTGCCATGGCCATTGGTGGATTCCTCTGTATCTTTCTTGGCTGCTACACACCCTTTTTGTACAATATGCTGCCAAATACCGAAGTTGTTTTTCATCCCTACAACGCATACCATCTCAGCGAAACCCTGCAGATCATGGCATTCACCGGTTTTGGATTCTTCATGCTTCGTAAGTATGTAATGCCAAGGAATACAATTAGCCTTGATATGGACTGGTTCTATCGTATGGGTGGTCGTGCATTCCTCTGGACTGTTATTAATCCTCTTCAGTGGTTTGATAATGCTATCGGTAAATTTTACAAAGCCGTTGGAATCAATTGCCTTATGGTAACATCTGCATTCTGGTCCTGGTTTGACTGGAATGGCATTGATGGTGTTGTTGATGGAACTGCTCGTTGTGTTCGAGCCATTGGCCGCAGAGTGACCATTGTTCTGCAACGTGGCGAAATCCAGCAGACAATTTATTACACAGTATCCTTTGCAGCCGTTCTTCTGGTAGCCTACGTTTGGCTATAACGATTTGAACATACTTTTAAATTAGTAATAAACAAATAAACTGATATCGAGGAACACTGGAAAATGGATCAACTACTAATCAATCCAGATTATCCACACATACTGAGTACGCTTATCTTCCTGCCTCTTGCAGGAGCTATATTGCTGCTCTTTGTTCGGAATGAATTTTTTGCACGGTACTGGGCGCTCGGAATTACCACGCTCACAGCCCTCCTTTCCATTCCCTTGATCAAAGCCTTTGACATGACCACCAGCAAATATCAATTTGTTGAACAGGTAAGCTGGATTAAATCTCTAAACATACAATATGTTATTGGAATTGATGGAATATCAATCCTCCTTGTCATGTTGACCACTCTTATCATGCCGCTCTGTGTGCTCGCCTCATGGAGCTATATAAAAACCAGAGTGCAGGCCTTTATGGTATGTCTCCTTATCATGGAATGTGCCATGCTTGGAGTCTTCATGGCCCTTGACTTTGTTCTCTTTTATATACTCTGGGAGGCTATGCTTATCCCCATGTATATGCTCATTGCAATCTGGGGTGGCCCACGAAAGATCTATGCATCGGTTAAGTTCTTTCTCTATACCCTTGCCGGTTCTGTCATGCTGCTTGTTGCAATTATCTGGCTATACATCAATAACGGATATAGCTTTTTCATCCCGGATATGATGTGGCAGAATTATTCAAGTACTGCTCAGATCTTCTTATTCCTGGCATTTTTCCTGGCATTTGCGATCAAGGTACCCATGTTTCCCTTTCACACATGGTTACCCGCTGCACATGTTGAAGCACCAACAGCAGGTTCCGTAATACTTGCTTCAGTTCTCCTCAAAATGGGAACATATGGTTTTCTTCGCTTTGCAATCCCAATCACTCCTGAAGCTACGATGACACTTGCTCCAGCGATCCTGTGGCTCTCGATAGCAGGTATTATTTATGGTGGTTTTACCGCCCTCGCTCAAAGTGATATGAAAAAACTGATAGCTTACTCATCGGTTGGTCATATGGGATTTGTAACACTTGGTATTTTCGTTCTAAACACCTCAGGTGTTGAAGGTGCCATTCTTCAAATGATTAACCATGGTATCACAACAGGCGCACTCTTTCTCTGTATTGGAATGATCTATGAACGTACCCATTCAAGAGAACTTCGTGATGCAACTGGTGTTGGTAAGCACATGCCGATTTATGTAACATTCCTTACTTTCTTCTCTCTGTCTTCATTTGGATTTCCTGCAACAAACAGTTTTGTCGGTGAATTTCTGATTCTTGCCGGAACATTCGAGCAATCCATCTGGCTGGCTCTCGCTGCTATCCCCGGTGCTGTACTTGCTGCTGCTTATATGCTTCGTATGCTGCAGAAGATTGTATGGGGTGGAACCGACAATCCCGATCAGTCATGGATTAAAGATCTTAATATTCGCGAGATCGTGACCCTTGCCCCCTTCCTCTTCTTTGTTTTCTGGATTGGACTCGGTGCTCAACCATTTATCGATCTTATTCATGTAAGTGTTGACAATTTACTGAACAACTATCACGGCTTTCATAGCCAGATAGCTGTGGTAACAGACTTAATTGTACAGTAACAGCGTTCTTTATTAACGTTTCGCAAAAGGTATAAAAATGCAATTTCTCCCTGAGTTAACACTGTTGGGTGCAGGCCTTATCATCTTTATAGTAAGCCTCGGCAAAGCCACTGGTGATACTACTAGAAATATTGCCATTGGACTCGGTGCTGCCATTTTTGGAGCCACTCTTCTCAGTTCCTGCCAAACTGGCAAAC comes from Desulfocapsa sulfexigens DSM 10523 and encodes:
- a CDS encoding complex I subunit 4 family protein; translated protein: MDQLLINPDYPHILSTLIFLPLAGAILLLFVRNEFFARYWALGITTLTALLSIPLIKAFDMTTSKYQFVEQVSWIKSLNIQYVIGIDGISILLVMLTTLIMPLCVLASWSYIKTRVQAFMVCLLIMECAMLGVFMALDFVLFYILWEAMLIPMYMLIAIWGGPRKIYASVKFFLYTLAGSVMLLVAIIWLYINNGYSFFIPDMMWQNYSSTAQIFLFLAFFLAFAIKVPMFPFHTWLPAAHVEAPTAGSVILASVLLKMGTYGFLRFAIPITPEATMTLAPAILWLSIAGIIYGGFTALAQSDMKKLIAYSSVGHMGFVTLGIFVLNTSGVEGAILQMINHGITTGALFLCIGMIYERTHSRELRDATGVGKHMPIYVTFLTFFSLSSFGFPATNSFVGEFLILAGTFEQSIWLALAAIPGAVLAAAYMLRMLQKIVWGGTDNPDQSWIKDLNIREIVTLAPFLFFVFWIGLGAQPFIDLIHVSVDNLLNNYHGFHSQIAVVTDLIVQ
- a CDS encoding NADH-quinone oxidoreductase subunit D, translated to MSGPIHIRPDETFTLNVGPQHPATHGVLRVKMEMDGEYIVKAETVLGYIHRMHELMGENRTYPQVLPNLSRLDYLGALGYTHGHVLAVERAAGIEVPERAEYIRAITVELNRIASHLFWFGAFVMDLGGFTPLMYAIEDREYILDMLEAVTGSRLTYCYYRFGGLYNDVDDDFIAAAKAFIPRMRKSLKKYDALVTGNIIFRKRLEDIGPISAEMCRKYGATGPVARGAGIDFDVRKNEPYSVYPEFDFDVPVYHECDSLARYKVRMDEMEQSLRIVEQGLEKLPDGPIMPKKAPKLIKPPAGDYYQAVETARGSFGIRIVSDGTKNAYRFKLRSPTYSNMSLFDEACEGMMIMDALAMMGSLDLVIPEIDR
- the nuoK gene encoding NADH-quinone oxidoreductase subunit NuoK encodes the protein MSILNLHNSLNTYLILAAVLFGMGIYGLVTRRTLVGMLIASELVLAASSINFMAFNRFTAPDPTVGQIFTLFIMAIAAAEAAIGLSITIAVYRNYKSVDTEDLVDLNG
- a CDS encoding NADH-quinone oxidoreductase subunit A produces the protein MELQFSDFLYRDNILWITAFALGGMAFALGPIVIVYLLMPRGTRQFNRKNSQAIECGMEPIGDSWIRYSSVFFLYALIFLAFDVDVLFLFPVALAYNSKELLDMGIVYRDFVEVIIFVGILSLAIVYAWIKGVFKWERRTYLRR
- a CDS encoding NADH-quinone oxidoreductase subunit J family protein, with the translated sequence MNPTDTSGVLGFFMAEGLAGYADAASGIVFLVMLAAIVIGGIIACNSERLVRAVAGLALCFIGVAGIYYFLNSPFVSMMQILIYVGAVCITIAFAIMLASPEENKKQGPAGPLSGPLGLITAGLVTFGMIGLAVNTSFTVLPKENMGSIQRIGSELLTSYSMVFELVSIVLLIAIIGSLVIARHGRSK
- the nuoH gene encoding NADH-quinone oxidoreductase subunit NuoH, with amino-acid sequence MSLTILNALVAVVAAIAFAALNAAYLVWAERRGAGRIQRRPGPNVNGPLGLLQPPADGIKLMTKQLMIPGGADKALFMVAPVLAMAPAITSFVTVPFSDTIVAHSMNIGVLMIFAFASLGGMAILLAGWGSRNKYGVMASVRAVSQNISYEVPMLITVITIVMMSGTMNLKELVGAQAGGIWNWNIVPSLSSPLMPVSFLIFFICSLAETNRAPFDLGEAESELVAGFHTEYGSMGFGLFFMGEYANIVIGASLITILFLGGWDCPLGLFPGVWWFLLKIYLLIFSFIWIRWTFPRTTIYGLLNLSWKILIPISLFNLLLTAGLLKVF
- a CDS encoding NuoI/complex I 23 kDa subunit family protein; translation: MGAYFSEIFLGLKSLFIGLGITFKEFFKPVVTVAYPYQTIKMSERYRGHIELIEDEEGNPKCVVCGMCERGCPSGCISLASESVEYEVEVKGEMKTKKKKVLTKYDLNFTTCSLCGQCVESCNFGAIKFSKEYNLASSRKEDFHFDLLNRLKERNS
- a CDS encoding monovalent cation/H+ antiporter subunit D family protein → MEIQTVSSVKLLLALLVPLFGTLGVMFMGKNENIREGVSSAASIILLLIVASMIPDVLDGKILEYHIFSVLPGLTVKLRADGMSMIFAIVASSLWTIAVYYSLGYMRAHQEHAQTRFNACFALAIFGAIGVAFSDNLFTMYLFYEVVSVCTYPLVAHAQDKDGYAGAQKYIVYLTTTAKLFLLPALILIYVLTGTLDFPTNISDGLFTEGLSSGNIQNWVVIMLYIFCIFGFAKNGVMPFHHWLPGAMVAPTPVSALLHAVAVVKVGVFCTTRTMLYVFGTDTMHALNLGIPTAYFVGFTVLAASVLALSKDNLKERLAYSTISQLSYIILGVALLTPSGIDGGLIHIVNHAFSKITLFFCAGAIMIAAHKKDLSEMGGLGKTMPITFACFFVASLSMIGAPPVAGFVTKWNLLVGSIEANQIGILFILIASTMLNVGYFAPVTYKAFFGKRPAGETYQGIKEAPLSMLIPIVIACTISVLIGIFPNFMMQFVRAVTG
- a CDS encoding NADH-quinone oxidoreductase subunit C gives rise to the protein MIKDTVKQALRDLFPEPDPVVEAPAVEAAEGEEEKKPAKKKEGPRVNGVIERNHAEHGYDIDVQCNPGELLAVVMILDKAGFFLESITGVDWIKENQLESVYDFSRYDFDTCRVVIRTRTSRSEPKIPTISKIYPGAGWHERETHDFFGIKFDGHPHLVPLLLPEDADFHPLLKDFKP
- a CDS encoding NADH-quinone oxidoreductase subunit B: MGTQNVPSPLEPIPSSVVQFAAADKLINIGRVNSFWPLTFGIACCAIEMMATGCARFDMSRFGAEVFRPSPRQSDVMIVAGTITKKMMPGIKVLYDQMPEPKWVIALGNCAISGGPFVFDGQYSIVLGADTFLPVDIYIPGCPPRPEALLEGILQLENKVSGWNRWKDPEKVEKA
- a CDS encoding Na(+)/H(+) antiporter subunit D; translated protein: MTISFIHPALIMIVGACLLPLVRGPFRKPYMFLVPLLTFIDVIYLSQNAGTYGVFQFMNWELTFGRVDRLSMIFGFIMALMAIIGTIYGMHVEDEWQHIAAWFYVAGSLGAIYAADYITLFLFWEMMAFASTFLIWARKDEEALAAGYRYILVHTFGGVVLLLGFVLRYQATGDLSFDQLNVASPELYTWLIMAGLMLNAAVPPLHSWLPDAYSKATAIGAVFMCAFTTKTAVYTLIRSCSGFEVLIYLGIIMAIYGIIYAVMENDVRKLLGWEIVSQVGYMVAGVGIGTSLAINGACAHAFAHILYKGLLFMAAGAILTTTGRQKLTQLGGLYKKMPATMVFMLIGGLAVSGLPFMSGFISKSMIIAAAFESHILWAGFALTLVSAGTFLAAGLRLPYLVFFGENNCSEETWEKAQDPSWNMQLAMAIGGFLCIFLGCYTPFLYNMLPNTEVVFHPYNAYHLSETLQIMAFTGFGFFMLRKYVMPRNTISLDMDWFYRMGGRAFLWTVINPLQWFDNAIGKFYKAVGINCLMVTSAFWSWFDWNGIDGVVDGTARCVRAIGRRVTIVLQRGEIQQTIYYTVSFAAVLLVAYVWL